A region from the Branchiostoma floridae strain S238N-H82 chromosome 9, Bfl_VNyyK, whole genome shotgun sequence genome encodes:
- the LOC118422691 gene encoding uncharacterized protein At4g14100-like codes for MPSFSITQITLATWFLGVVSFTQPFRLPPDPQPPTWPPAFSIAFYEEIFVFIAPISGNEGTWHYDYSNGRARFDHLEGQSDNFCLDSGMKLQNNHSDCHLIFTPADMYVHYPGERQCCRACGAAEGCTVLKPDWLAGAKYTGKQTISGMVCHGWEKQGAVAVDRWFQTEEGMPCQYSESFKLRPELHTITFSNITYKVGPIQDDIFHIPKYCNRTCPSPYKPPTGAVF; via the exons ATGCCTAGCTTTAGCATAACCCAAATCACCCTCGCTACGTGGTTCCTTGGGGTGGTGTCGTTCACCCAACCCTTTAGACTCCCACCCGACCCTCAGCCGCCGACGTGGCCTCCAGCCTTCTCAATAGCATTCTACGAGGAAATCTTCGTTTTCATAGCACCTATCAGTGGTAATGAGGGTACATGGCACTACGACTATAGCAATGGCAGGGCGCGGTTCGACCATCTGGAAGGACAATCAGACAACTTCTGCCTCGATAGCGGCATGAAGCTGCAGAACAACCATAGTGACTGTCACCTGATCTTCACTCCCGCAGACATGTACGTACATTACCCCGGGGAGAGACAGTGTTGCCGGGCCTGTGGGGCTGCCGAGGGCTGCACCGTTCTGAAACCAGACTGGCTGGCCGGGGCGAAGTACACTGGGAAACAAACCATCAGTGGTATGGTGTGTCATGGCTGGGAGAAACAAGGCGCTGTGGCGGTAGACAG GTGGTTCCAGACAGAAGAGGGCATGCCTTGCCAGTACTCTGAGAGCTTTAAGCTGAGACCAGAGCTTCACACCATCACTTTCAGTAACATCACCTACAAGGTTGGCCCCATCCAGGATGACATCTTTCACATTCCCAAATACTGTAACAGGACATGTCCATCACCTTACAAGCCTCCTACTGGAGCCGTTTTTTGA
- the LOC118423632 gene encoding uncharacterized protein LOC118423632, giving the protein MTKLYVFMCLLGVMSLTQTLKITPYPQPPIWPSAFSVAFHEKFDIPIIPSSDGAWYYDYSTRRTRFDHLQGQDNNFCQGRGLKLQNNHSDCHLIFTPADMYVHYPQERQCCRACGAAEGCTVLKPDWLAGAKYTGKQTISGMVCHGWEKQGAVAVDRWYQTEDGTPCQYWEKLTIPPHLEVLHTITFNSSTSNVGPVPKSIFDVPNYCNTTCPFPWGPHDE; this is encoded by the exons ATGACGAAGCTTTATGTCTTCATGTGTTTGCTGGGGGTGATGTCCTTGACTCAAACTTTGAAGATCACCCCATACCCTCAGCCGCCGATCTGGCCTTCTGCCTTCTCAGTAGCTTTTCACGAGAAGTTTGATATTCCCATTATTCCCAGCAGCGACGGCGCTTGGTACTATGACTACAGCACTAGGAGGACTCGGTTTGACCATTTGCAGGGACAAGACAACAATTTCTGTCAGGGACGTGGCTTGAAGCTGCAGAACAACCATAGTGACTGTCACCTGATCTTCACTCCCGCAGACATGTACGTACATTACCCCCAGGAGAGACAGTGTTGCCGGGCCTGTGGGGCTGCCGAGGGCTGCACCGTTCTGAAACCAGACTGGCTGGCCGGGGCGAAGTACACTGGGAAACAAACCATCAGCGGTATGGTGTGTCATGGCTGGGAGAAACAAGGCGCTGTGGCGGTAGACAG GTGGTACCAGACAGAAGATGGCACGCCTTGTCAGTACTGGGAGAAGTTAACAATCCCGCCGCATCTTGAAGTTCTTCACACCATCACGTTTAACAGCAGTACTTCCAATGTCGGCCCTGTTCCTAAAAGTATCTTCGACGTCCCTAACTACTGTAACACTACATGTCCGTTCCCTTGGGGTCCACATGACGAATAA